From a single Vicia villosa cultivar HV-30 ecotype Madison, WI unplaced genomic scaffold, Vvil1.0 ctg.002202F_1_1, whole genome shotgun sequence genomic region:
- the LOC131638176 gene encoding BTB/POZ domain-containing protein At5g03250-like, translated as MALLKLGSKSDDIFRRDGQSWVCTTGLTSDVTIEVGETSFFLHKFPLLSRSGLLKKLIADSSNEDGTTSILQLHEVPGGDKTFEIITKFCYGVKLEITPLNVVSLRCASEYLQMNENYGEGNLVDVTETFLNEVFSSWSDSIRALQTCEEVKPYAEELHIVSRCIDSLTIKACSEDIICSETKSQASSDEWWYEDLCLLSLPLYKRLIISVESKGMKPENIVASLIYYLRRFIPLMNRQSSFNDKASVSQATTPSRSSETNQRTLLEEIVGLIPNKKCVVPSKYLLRLLRTAMILHASSLCIENLEKRIGSQLDQVELVDILIPNMGYSVETLYDIDCIQRIIDNFMSMYQPATASATPSCVNEDGSLIGGVDALTPMTVVANLLDAYLAEVALDVNLKLPKFQALASSIPDYARPLDDGLYHAIDVYLKAHPWLIDSEREQFCRLMNCQKLSLEASTHAAQNERVPLRVIVQVLFFEQLRLRTSISSWLFVSDNLETSQSGNLGITRSNGNGQADTVQGGENLRDRVSELEKECSSIRNEIKKLGKTKRGWSIFPRIFFRKRSS; from the exons ATGGCATTGCTCAAGCTTGGATCCAAATCTGATGATATTTTTCGTCGCGATGGCCAATCATG GGTTTGTACAACTGGACTTACTAGTGATGTTACCATTGAAGTAGGCGaaacttctttttttcttcataag TTCCCCTTGCTTTCTAGAAGTGGATTACTAAAGAAACTCATCGCGGACTCATCAAACGAGGACGGAACAACTTCCATTTTGCAACTTCATGAAGTACCTGGTGGAGACAAAACATTCGAGATCATAACAAAATTTTGCTACGGTGTAAAACTCGAAATCACACCTTTAAATGTTGTTAGTCTAAGATGTGCGTCAGAGTATCTACAAATGAACGAAAACTACGGTGAAGGAAACTTAGTAGACGTAACCGAAACTTTTCTCAACGAAGTTTTCAGCAGTTGGTCGGATTCGATAAGAGCACTTCAAACATGTGAAGAAGTTAAACCATATGCTGAAGAGCTTCACATAGTTTCAAGATGCATTGATTCCTTGACCATCAAGGCATGTTCTGAGGATATTATATGCTCCGAAACTAAATCTCAAGCTTCGAGTGATGAGTGGTGGTATGAAGATTTGTGTTTGTTAAGTTTACCTTTATATAAAAGACTTATTATATCGGTTGAATCCAAAGGTATGAAACCGGAGAATATTGTTGCATCGTTGATATATTATCTTAGAAGATTTATACCTTTGATGAATAGACAGTCTAGTTTCAATGATAAAGCTAGTGTTAGCCAAGCGACAACACCGAGTAGAAGTTCAGAAACGAATCAAAGGACGTTATTGGAAGAAATCGTAGGGTTGATTCCGAATAAAAAATGTGTCGTACCTTCGAAATATCTCCTTAGGTTGTTAAGAACAGCTATGATATTACATGCGAGTTCATTGTGCATAGAGAATTTGGAGAAAAGGATTGGTTCTCAGCTTGATCAAGTTGAGCTTGTGGATATTTTGATACCAAATATGGGATACTCAGTTGAGACACTTTATGATATCGATTGTATTCAACGGATTATTGATAATTTTATGTCGATGTATCAACCTGCAACAGCTTCAGCTACACCATCATGTGTAAATGAAGATGGATCATTGATTGGTGGTGTTGATGCATTGACACCTATGACAGTTGTGGCTAATTTGTTGGATGCTTATCTTGCTGAAGTGGCTTTGGATGTTAACTTGAAGTTGCCTAAGTTTCAAGCTCTTGCGTCTTCGATTCCTGATTATGCGAGGCCATTGGATGATGGTTTATATCACGCGATTGATGTATACCTTAAG GCGCATCCGTGGCTGATAGATTCGGAAAGGGAACAATTTTGCAGACTTATGAACTGCCAAAAGCTTTCATTAGAAGCAAGCACGCACGCTGCACAAAACGAAAGAGTACCGTTGAGAGTAATCGTGCAGGTCCTATTTTTCGAACAGCTTCGACTTCGAACATCGATTTCTAGCTGGTTGTTTGTTTCGGACAACCTCGAGACTTCACAAAGTGGAAACCTTGGAATCACAAGGAGTAATGGAAATGGTCAGGCGGACACTGTACAAGGTGGTGAAAACTTGAGGGATCGAGTCTCGGAGCTAGAGAAGGAGTGTTCGAGTATCAGAAATGAGATTAAGAAACTCGGTAAAACTAAGAGAGGTTGGAGCATTTTTCCAAGAATTTTCTTTAGAAAACGTTCCTCCTAA